A window from Aliamphritea hakodatensis encodes these proteins:
- a CDS encoding trimethylamine methyltransferase family protein, producing MSDSEGPVKARKSRRGGGRAGRRAAGGAPAEIVPYITRNIPYYEVLDEEGLALIEANAETILEEVGIEFRDDEEALQIWRDAGATVEGELVKFPKGMCRSIIQASAPSEYVHHARNPARNVVVGGKNTAFVPAYGSPFVYDMDKGRRYATIEDFQNFVKLAYMAPSLHLSGGTICEPVDLPVNKRHFDMLYTHMKYSDKPFMGSVTAPERAQDSVDMCKILFGDDFYDENGKPKTFMTSLINANSPMTFDDTMLGAAKVYARNNQACVVTPFILAGAMSPVTVAGTAAQTLAEAMAGMAFVQLVAPGAPVVMGSFASSISMQSGAPTFGTPEPALVLYIMANLARRLGVPFRSGGGFCGSKIPDAQAASEAANTLVPTTLAGVNFALHTAGWLEGGLAMGYEKFVMDADQAGMMCTLLKGVDLSENGQALDAIREVGPGNHFLGCAHTQANFKTAFYLSPLTDNNSFEQWESEGSKTMEQRANAYWKKQLSEYQAPEIDPAVDQALIDYMERRKAEFPDSNI from the coding sequence GTCGTCGTGCTGCAGGAGGTGCTCCGGCAGAGATCGTACCGTACATCACCCGTAACATTCCTTACTACGAAGTGCTTGATGAAGAAGGCCTGGCGCTGATCGAAGCCAACGCTGAAACAATTCTTGAAGAAGTCGGCATTGAATTCCGTGATGACGAAGAAGCGCTGCAGATCTGGCGTGATGCCGGTGCCACCGTTGAAGGCGAACTGGTTAAGTTCCCTAAAGGCATGTGTCGTTCAATCATTCAGGCGTCTGCTCCGAGCGAGTACGTTCACCATGCACGTAACCCTGCCCGTAACGTAGTGGTTGGCGGTAAGAACACTGCATTCGTTCCGGCTTACGGTTCTCCGTTCGTATACGACATGGACAAAGGCCGCCGTTACGCGACCATCGAAGACTTCCAGAACTTCGTAAAACTGGCCTACATGGCACCCAGCCTGCACCTGTCCGGCGGTACCATCTGTGAGCCTGTTGACCTGCCGGTAAACAAGCGTCACTTCGACATGCTGTACACGCACATGAAATACTCCGACAAGCCATTCATGGGATCTGTAACTGCCCCTGAGCGTGCTCAGGACAGTGTCGATATGTGTAAGATCCTGTTTGGCGACGATTTCTACGATGAAAACGGCAAGCCAAAGACCTTCATGACCAGCCTGATCAACGCCAACTCGCCGATGACGTTCGATGACACCATGCTGGGTGCCGCTAAAGTATACGCGCGTAACAACCAGGCATGTGTGGTAACACCTTTCATCCTGGCCGGCGCAATGTCTCCGGTAACGGTTGCCGGTACTGCCGCACAGACTCTGGCTGAAGCGATGGCAGGTATGGCCTTCGTACAGCTGGTTGCACCGGGTGCACCGGTTGTGATGGGTAGCTTCGCAAGCTCCATTTCTATGCAGTCAGGTGCACCGACCTTCGGTACCCCTGAACCGGCACTGGTTCTTTACATCATGGCTAACCTGGCACGCCGTCTGGGTGTACCCTTCCGTTCCGGTGGTGGCTTCTGCGGCTCCAAGATCCCTGATGCCCAGGCCGCATCTGAAGCAGCCAATACTCTGGTACCAACCACGCTGGCCGGTGTTAACTTTGCACTGCACACTGCAGGCTGGCTGGAAGGCGGTCTGGCAATGGGCTACGAGAAGTTCGTCATGGATGCCGATCAGGCTGGTATGATGTGCACCCTGCTGAAAGGTGTGGATCTGTCTGAAAACGGTCAGGCGCTGGACGCTATCCGTGAAGTAGGTCCGGGTAACCACTTCCTGGGCTGTGCGCACACTCAGGCTAACTTCAAGACTGCGTTCTACCTGTCACCGCTGACCGACAACAACAGCTTTGAACAGTGGGAATCTGAAGGCTCCAAGACCATGGAACAGCGTGCCAACGCTTACTGGAAGAAGCAGCTGTCTGAATACCAGGCGCCGGAAATTGATCCTGCAGTCGATCAGGCACTGATTGACTACATGGAACGCCGTAAGGCTGAGTTCCCGGACTCTAACATCTAA
- a CDS encoding GlxA family transcriptional regulator, with the protein MTSEQYPDTLTRFGFLLVSKYSMIAISSAIEPLRMANRLLGKNLFTWTIITADGNPEPASNDLMLAADCGFNDIPELDIVFVCSGVDVNGVYNTDIQKVLHNLARKKVILGGLCTGTYLLARSGLMDGYRGTVHWENIASMREEFQQMQISDELYEIDRDRFTCAGGSAPMDMMLKLIADSQGSKLSANISEQFMCDRIRGRHDRQRTPLQAHLGSGQPKLIEAVTLMEANIEEPMSVDELAKLVGISRRQLERLFQKHLNCVPTRYYMDLRLNCARRLLLQTDKSIVDVSLACGFVSAPHFSKCYRDFFGIPPRGERHLKQASNSK; encoded by the coding sequence ATGACATCTGAACAATACCCCGACACACTGACTCGTTTCGGCTTCTTGTTGGTATCCAAATACTCAATGATTGCGATCAGTTCTGCAATCGAACCCTTACGTATGGCAAACCGCCTGCTGGGCAAAAATCTGTTCACCTGGACCATCATTACCGCCGACGGTAATCCGGAACCGGCCAGTAACGACCTGATGCTGGCAGCCGACTGCGGCTTTAATGACATTCCTGAGCTGGATATAGTTTTTGTCTGCTCAGGGGTGGATGTAAACGGTGTGTATAACACTGATATTCAAAAGGTCCTGCACAACCTGGCCCGTAAAAAGGTCATTCTGGGGGGCCTGTGTACCGGCACATACCTGCTGGCCCGCTCCGGCCTGATGGATGGCTATCGTGGTACCGTACACTGGGAAAACATTGCCAGTATGCGGGAAGAGTTTCAGCAGATGCAGATCAGCGACGAACTCTATGAAATCGACCGCGACCGCTTCACCTGCGCCGGTGGCAGCGCGCCGATGGACATGATGCTGAAGCTGATCGCCGACTCTCAGGGCAGCAAGCTGTCAGCCAATATTTCAGAACAGTTCATGTGTGACCGCATCCGTGGCCGGCATGACCGCCAGCGTACCCCGCTGCAGGCCCACCTGGGTTCCGGTCAGCCAAAACTGATCGAAGCGGTTACCCTGATGGAAGCCAATATCGAAGAGCCGATGAGTGTCGATGAACTGGCTAAACTGGTGGGCATCTCCCGCCGCCAGCTGGAGCGCCTGTTCCAGAAACACCTGAACTGCGTCCCTACCCGGTACTATATGGATCTGCGCCTGAATTGCGCCCGCCGCCTGTTACTGCAGACCGATAAATCCATCGTGGACGTCTCTCTGGCCTGCGGCTTTGTATCAGCCCCGCATTTCAGCAAATGCTACCGTGATTTCTTCGGCATCCCGCCACGGGGTGAGCGCCATCTGAAACAGGCCAGCAACAGTAAATAA
- a CDS encoding 3D domain-containing protein — protein sequence MRFWTGLLTGVLLFMLSGCSNGESSMEVTATAYTSTPGETDSTPSLAAWGDTLKPGMKSIAVSRDLIAAGLTHKTIVRIEGLEGEYRVLDKMNRRWEKKIDIYMGEDRKKALQWGKRKVTIFWKEND from the coding sequence ATGAGATTTTGGACAGGCCTGTTGACCGGAGTGCTGCTCTTCATGCTGAGCGGCTGCAGTAACGGTGAGAGCTCAATGGAAGTTACGGCGACTGCGTACACGTCCACCCCCGGAGAAACGGACAGTACGCCTTCTCTGGCGGCCTGGGGGGATACTTTAAAGCCTGGCATGAAGTCTATTGCTGTCTCCCGGGATTTAATCGCGGCGGGGCTGACGCATAAGACAATAGTGAGGATTGAAGGCCTTGAAGGGGAGTACCGGGTGCTGGATAAAATGAACCGGCGCTGGGAGAAGAAGATTGATATTTATATGGGTGAAGACCGTAAAAAAGCCCTGCAATGGGGGAAGCGGAAAGTGACGATTTTCTGGAAGGAAAATGACTGA